The region CTTCCTTAGGGTTCTGTTTAATGCCTTTATATTATCAGGTTGTTAATGATTTGCTGAACCCTGCTGGACAAAATTTGAGAATTAGAGAAGATGCACAGGTAATATTTTCGCTCATTTTAAATTGGGAGATCTCCTTTAGTATATTTGAGGAATTATGTTCTGTGATTTGTGAATTCATTTTCTGGTATAATAAGCTCGTGACTTATTTTACTTAAGTTATCTACTTCTCCTTTTAGAAGAACCAAATTGGAAATGAATCTGAACTTGACCACCAAGTTCACTATTCAGTATCAATAGTTTATCCAAAGACCAATAACCCTATTATGACCAGGACATATCTGAATTTATGATCTCATGTCGGTAACAATTCATGATTTATGTCTACTgatattttactaatttctaGAAAATTTGCCCGATTGGTTGTAGGGAACCTTTGTTGAAGGAGTTAAGGAGGAAGTTATATTATCCCCAGCACATGCTCTATCCCTTATTGCAGCAGGAGAAGGTAACACTTGGCATCTTTGATGTGTCATAGCGCATGCTCTATTTTACGAATCTCTTATTTCACATGTAGGTTCCCTGGTTATTAATTTATGCTAAGGGATGCAAGGTTCCTTTGCTTTGTGTGCCATACTATTTTAACTGAAGACCAACATCCTGTTTAGTCACTTCCATTTTCAAATGCTTCAATataagattaaatttttttagcaCCTCATAATGGACTGAGGGCTGGATTCACTTTATTGTATTTCTTAGTTTGTCATGATACCCTTGGCCTTTTGTATCTGTGGTTATGCTGAAGTTAGCTATATTATGATTGCTAATGATAAAAGATTCATGTTTCAATCTGGTGGAATTATGAAGTAAGTAACATTTTAATATATGTCAAAAAGTTGTGTTTCTTGTTCCATTCTGCAGAGCACAGACATGTGGGTTCAACAAATTTCAATTTGCAAAGCAGTAGAAGTCATACAATCTTCACACTGGTATTCAGTTATTTGCTAAGCTTAAATTTCTTAAATGCAGATTTTAGTGGTCTTTTCCTTCCATCCGTTCCATGATTCTACTGGCAGTATGATAAAATTGTTTGCTTTGCAGACTATAGAAAGTAGCCCTTGTGGTGAATACTCAGAAGGCGAGGCTGTTACCTTGTCTCAATTGGTATTTGTTTTTCCTTCGTCTACTTCCCTAAAAAGATTGTACGAAGATTTTACTGAACTGTTCTGTCCTTATGGTATAAATTGTTTCAGTAACTCCTCCTTTCTAAATTATATTGGCAGAACCTGATTGATTTAGCTGGTTCTGAGAGCTCAAAGGCCGAAACAACAGGCTTGCGTAGAAAAGAGGGTTCATACATCAACAAGAGCTTGTTAACTCTTGGAACTGTAAGTCCTAGATCTTTGTGATTATTCTTATATTGTCCCTAGACAAACTTATCATTCTAGTGCACACACTATTCCTGACACCAACCGGTACACACTCCTTGACACAAATGGGATGAAGATACACATGCTTAAATCTGGTGGCCGGTGTTTTTGCATTGCCAATCATTTAAACCTTTTGCAGATTTAATCCTTTGTGATTTGTTTGTGTAATCAATATAATGTTTGTTAGTGATGATGTAATCTGTGCCTGCAATAGGTTATCTCAAAATTAATGGATGGGAAATCGATGCATGTCCCTTATAGAGACTCCAAATTGACGAGGCTTCTCCAGTCCTCACTCAGTGGCCAAGGACGTGTATCTGTAAGAGTTCAAGCCTGTATATCTGCTGCAAATTGATGTCTGTTTTGTCTATCTTAATGATTCTAGCAAAGTAGCAATAGATGTCTTGTTAATTTGAAGGGTGTAATCTTCTGGACTGCAAAGCTTTAGCTAAATTAATCTGGCGACCACTTTTAATTGGTTCTgtcagaagaaaaaaaatagtcttatctTACACATGTTCGATTCAGCTGATTTGCAATATTACTCCCTCGTCAAGCAATTCTGAAGAGACACATAACACATTGAAGTTTGCGCATCGAGCAAAACATATTGAAATTCTAGCAGCGCAAAACAAGGTATGTTCAGTATAGATATCTCATTGTAACACCTTTTTAAAATTGTCCCATTGAAGCAATCCTGTGAACGTGCAGATAATCGATGAGAAATCATTAATTAAGAAGTACCAATACGAAATCCGCTGTTTGAAGGAAGAACTGGAACAACTGAAAAGAGGCATAATCACAGCTCCACAAATAAAAGACAGTGCAGAAGGTGATATTATGCTTCTGAAACAAAAGGTGATTCTCTATGCCCAAGGTTGATCAGGAATAATCTTAGTTTTACAGAACAATTTGATTTTGTTATATTGACCGATGGCTACATGTTATGGTGGTTTGACCCCTACAGCTAGAAGATGGTCAAGTGCGATTGCAGTCAAGACTggaacaagaagaagaagctaaAGCTGCATTAATGAGCAGAATACAAAGGCTGACTAAATTGATTCTTGTATCTACCAAAACTTCCCAATCACCTAAATTTTCTCAACGATCAGGACCAAGAAGAAGACATTCCTTTGGAGAAGAAGAGGTTTTATGTACCTTCCACATTCCTTTCTTTCCATCATCTGGGAATGTGGGTGGGTGATTAGAACTTATGTCATTCCATGATAAAGTGCTCCTTTGTTTTGATGTTACAGCTGGCTTATCTTCCACATAGACGACGTGATCTTGTCCTGGATGATGAAAGTGTGGATATGTATGTTCCTCTTGATAGTAGTGCCGAGACTGTGGATGAAAAATtgagagaagagaaaagaacCAAGAAGACTGGATTGCTTAGTTGGTTAAAGCCTCGGGTGTGTGAGATACCATTTACTTATAAGAAATGTTGCTTTTTGACTGAGTCACTGACCTTGCTTTGTACATGGGGTCACTACTCACTAGAAACGTGATAGTGGCATAGGAGCCTTGGCAAGCTCTAGCGACAAGTCAAGTGGCGTCAAGTCAACAAGTAGTCCTTCAACACCTCAAGCTGATAGCACAAATAGTCACATGGAAGCCAGACATTCACATTCTTTACCCTCAGATAACACTCCTGTTGATCAAATGTCTGATATGAAGCATACTGAAGAAGTGTTTGAACCTGATGATACATATCTGGGGCAAGAGACTTCACTGGTATGCCATAAAGAACTATTGTTTGTTCTCTGTGAACTCTTCTTATTTAATTCTAATGACAGTTTAAAACAGCTCATATCTCTGATATTGTGCGGTCAACTTGCAATcctcttcatttattttataattttatatatggTGTGACATTGATCAACTTTTGGATTACCTTTTTTTCCATTGTATACTTCTTATCAGGGCATTGTGAAGACTATGGATGAAATTGACTTACTGAGTGAGCAGCACAAAATTTTGTCGGATGAAGTGGCACTGCACATGAGTGCCTTAAAACGATTGTCAGAGGAGGCTACTCAAAATCCTAAGAATGAACATCTCCATGTAACTTTCTTTTACCTGTATTATTATGTTTAAAATTCAGTTTGGACATCCATCCTAGAGTATATCTTGTATATTTTCTATTTCAGGCAGAGATAAGAAATttaaaagaagaatttcaccaAAAAAGCAATCAGATTGCTTCACTGCAGCAGCAAATTGACTCCGTCAT is a window of Salvia splendens isolate huo1 chromosome 3, SspV2, whole genome shotgun sequence DNA encoding:
- the LOC121794350 gene encoding kinesin-like protein KIN-7K, chloroplastic isoform X1 is translated as MAYRQGLTQKKPTQRATANNNSSASSTTSSSRQFPEPSIDCLSSPASSSARSKPQYTYSESVMDVERSKENVTVTVRFRPLSQREIRQGEEIAWYADGETIVRNEHNPSIAYAYDRVFGPTTTTRHVYDVAAQHVVNGAMEGINGTMFAYGVTSSGKTHTMHGDQRSPGIIPLAVKDAFSIIQETPTREFLLRVSYLEIYNEVVNDLLNPAGQNLRIREDAQGTFVEGVKEEVILSPAHALSLIAAGEEHRHVGSTNFNLQSSRSHTIFTLTIESSPCGEYSEGEAVTLSQLNLIDLAGSESSKAETTGLRRKEGSYINKSLLTLGTVISKLMDGKSMHVPYRDSKLTRLLQSSLSGQGRVSLICNITPSSSNSEETHNTLKFAHRAKHIEILAAQNKIIDEKSLIKKYQYEIRCLKEELEQLKRGIITAPQIKDSAEGDIMLLKQKLEDGQVRLQSRLEQEEEAKAALMSRIQRLTKLILVSTKTSQSPKFSQRSGPRRRHSFGEEELAYLPHRRRDLVLDDESVDMYVPLDSSAETVDEKLREEKRTKKTGLLSWLKPRKRDSGIGALASSSDKSSGVKSTSSPSTPQADSTNSHMEARHSHSLPSDNTPVDQMSDMKHTEEVFEPDDTYLGQETSLGIVKTMDEIDLLSEQHKILSDEVALHMSALKRLSEEATQNPKNEHLHAEIRNLKEEFHQKSNQIASLQQQIDSVIPYAGQDKLEESLSVADLMTQLNEKALELEVKTADNRVIQDQLNHKIAECEELKETIVSLREELSDVVEQRNLIPLTGPLQGFSESRNLHMGYQIGRENSVPKDSNGTLVLQAQASRIEELENKLAELTASREDLEQRNQKLAEESSYAKGLASAAAVELKALSEEVAKLMNHNGRLAAELEAQKKVPAQRRTAIPNRNGRKDGYSKKPDPAVLASEMKRELTVSREREHSLEAVLAEKDQHEVELQRKVEESKQREAYLENELANMWILVAKLKKSQGAENDESSRESLKIDDS
- the LOC121794350 gene encoding kinesin-like protein KIN-7D, chloroplastic isoform X2 gives rise to the protein MEGINGTMFAYGVTSSGKTHTMHGDQRSPGIIPLAVKDAFSIIQETPTREFLLRVSYLEIYNEVVNDLLNPAGQNLRIREDAQGTFVEGVKEEVILSPAHALSLIAAGEEHRHVGSTNFNLQSSRSHTIFTLTIESSPCGEYSEGEAVTLSQLNLIDLAGSESSKAETTGLRRKEGSYINKSLLTLGTVISKLMDGKSMHVPYRDSKLTRLLQSSLSGQGRVSLICNITPSSSNSEETHNTLKFAHRAKHIEILAAQNKIIDEKSLIKKYQYEIRCLKEELEQLKRGIITAPQIKDSAEGDIMLLKQKLEDGQVRLQSRLEQEEEAKAALMSRIQRLTKLILVSTKTSQSPKFSQRSGPRRRHSFGEEELAYLPHRRRDLVLDDESVDMYVPLDSSAETVDEKLREEKRTKKTGLLSWLKPRKRDSGIGALASSSDKSSGVKSTSSPSTPQADSTNSHMEARHSHSLPSDNTPVDQMSDMKHTEEVFEPDDTYLGQETSLGIVKTMDEIDLLSEQHKILSDEVALHMSALKRLSEEATQNPKNEHLHAEIRNLKEEFHQKSNQIASLQQQIDSVIPYAGQDKLEESLSVADLMTQLNEKALELEVKTADNRVIQDQLNHKIAECEELKETIVSLREELSDVVEQRNLIPLTGPLQGFSESRNLHMGYQIGRENSVPKDSNGTLVLQAQASRIEELENKLAELTASREDLEQRNQKLAEESSYAKGLASAAAVELKALSEEVAKLMNHNGRLAAELEAQKKVPAQRRTAIPNRNGRKDGYSKKPDPAVLASEMKRELTVSREREHSLEAVLAEKDQHEVELQRKVEESKQREAYLENELANMWILVAKLKKSQGAENDESSRESLKIDDS